From the Tachyglossus aculeatus isolate mTacAcu1 chromosome 21, mTacAcu1.pri, whole genome shotgun sequence genome, one window contains:
- the SDF2L1 gene encoding stromal cell-derived factor 2-like protein 1: protein MRRLGPPPPRLLLLHLLLSVAVPGQADAKAVTCGSVLKLLNTRHGVRLHSHDVKYGSGSGQQSVTGVEVSDDANSYWRIRGKTDGACPRGSPVRCGQALRLTHVNTGKNLHTHHFPSPLSNNQEVSAFGDDGEGDELDVWTVQCSGPHWERGAAVRFRHPATDVFLAITGEQYGHPIRGQREVHGMPGAGPHSAWKAAEGVFIRPGPEPGGHDEL, encoded by the exons atgcGGCGCTtggggccgccgccgccccggctgctcctgctgcaccTTCTGCTAAGCGTTGCGGTCCCGGGCCAAGCCGACGCCAAGGCGGTCACCTGCGGCTCCGTGCTCAAGCTGCTCAACACGCGCCACGGCGTCCGCCTGCACTCCCATGACGTCAAATACGGATccg GCAGCGGGCAGCAGTCGGTGACGGGCGTGGAGGTGTCAGACGACGCCAACAGCTACTGGCGGATCCGCGGCAAGACGGACGGCGCGTGCCCGCGGGGCAGCCCCGTGCGCTGTGGCCAGGCCTTACGCCTCACCCACGTGAACACGGGCAAGAACCTGCACACCCACCACTTCCCCTCGCCGCTGTCCAACAACCAG GAGGTGAGCGCCTTCGGGGACGACGGGGAAGGAGACGAGCTGGACGTCTGGACGGTGCAGTGCAGCGGGCCGCACTGGGAGAGAGGGGCCGCCGTGCGCTTCAGGCACCCGGCCACGGACGTCTTCCTGGCCATCACCGGCGAGCAGTACGGCCACCCCATCCGCGGGCAGCGGGAGGTCCACGGCATGCCCGGCGCCGGCCCGCACAGCGCGTGGAAGGCGGCCGAGGGCGTCTTCATCCGGCCCGGCCCGGAGCCCGGCGGCCACGATGAGCTCTGA